One Acanthopagrus latus isolate v.2019 chromosome 12, fAcaLat1.1, whole genome shotgun sequence genomic region harbors:
- the LOC119029923 gene encoding Golgi phosphoprotein 3-like codes for MASLAKRNSGLVQRRTEAIRSAAADKEKDSGGEEDEARRGEEDDDDKGDSKETRLTLMEEVLLLGLKDREGYTSFWNDCISSGLRGCMLVELALRGRLQLEACGVRRKSLLSRKVICKSDAPTGDVLLDEALKHIKETQPPETVQSWIELLSGETWNPLKLHYQLRNVRERLAKNLVEKGVLTTEKQNFLLFDMTTHPLTNSTIKQRLVKKVQDSVLEKWVNDPHRMDKRILALILLAHSSDVLENAFAPLQDDQYDLGMKRVHTLLELEPEKESAKPNANELMWAVVAAFTK; via the exons ATGGCCTCTCTCGCGAAGAGAAACTCGGGCCTCGTCCAGCGGAGGACCGAGGCCATCCGCAGCGCCGCCGCCGACAAGGAGAAGGACTCCGGcggggaggaggacgaggcgcGCCGCGGggaggaggacgacgacgaCAAGGGGGACTCGAAGGAAACAAGGCTCACACTGATGGAGGAAGTGTTGCTCCTGGGCCTCAAGGATCGAGAG GGTTACACGTCTTTCTGGAACGACTGTATTTCTTCCGGTCTCCGCGGGTGTATGCTGGTCGAACTGGCCCTCAGAGGGAGGCTACAGCTGGAGGCCTGCGGGGTGAGGAGGAAAAGCCTGCTCTCAAGGAAG GTGATCTGCAAGTCAGATGCCCCGACAGGAGATGTGCTACTCGATGAGGCCTTGAAGCACATAAAGGAAACCCAGCCTCCAGAGACAGTCCAGAGCTGGATAGAGCTGCTGAGTG GAGAGACCTGGAATCCCCTAAAGCTGCACTACCAGCTGAGAAACGTTCGTGAGCGTCTGGCAAAAAACCTGGTCGAGAAAGGTGTCCTcaccacagagaaacagaactTCCTGCTTTTTGACATGACCACGCATCCGCTCACCAACAGTACCATTAAACAG CGCCTTGTCAAGAAGGTCCAGGACTCCGTTTTGGAGAAGTGGGTCAACGATCCCCACCGCATGGACAAGCGGATCCTGGCCCTGATCCTCCTGGCCCACTCGTCCGACGTCCTCGAGAATGCCTTCGCCCCGCTCCAAGACGACCAGTACGACCTGGGCATGAAGAGAGTCCACACTCTGCTCGAGCTGGAGCCGGAGAAAGAGAGCGCGAAGCCCAACGCCAACGAACTTATGTGGGCCGTGGTGGCAGCGTTTACTAAATGA